One window of Caldisericum exile AZM16c01 genomic DNA carries:
- a CDS encoding valine--tRNA ligase codes for MELAKEYNHKDVEDKIYKMWEEGNYFDSEIRPEKENFVIVMPPPNVTGKLHIGHALNFTLQDIFVRFNRMFGKETLWLPGIDHAGIATQSVVERELLSKGIKKDDLGREKFLEEVWKWKEKYGNTIIEQSKKLGVSADWRRLRFTLDEKYVNSVLEAFIRYYNEGLLYRGERIINWCPRCHTALSDIEVEYEEEKGKLYYIKYPLEGSEEFITVATTRPETMLGDTAVAVHPRDERYKNLIGKYVILPLVGRRIPIIADDAVDPQFGTGAVKVTPSHSPDDFEIAKRHNLEFLDVINDVARMINVPEQYLGLTTAEARDRVVEDLKNQGYLVKVEDYIHSVGHCQRCHTVVEPLISKQWFLSMKSLAEEAKEAVKVGKVKITPEKWVKVYYDWLNNIRDWCVSRQLWWGHRIPAYYCEDCGEIIVSKEPVVKCPKCGSTHIKQDDDVLDTWFSSALWPFATLGWPEDTAELNYYYPTTLLITGYDILFFWVARMIWSGMHFMKKEPFYTVMLHGLVRDEKGRKMSKSLKNIVDPLDLIEEYGADALRFTLASLTTVGGQDINLSKEKLKASRNFVNKIWNASRFVLMNLEGFNPEEIDETNLELELEDKWFLSRLNKHLKMEIEYLKNYDLGEAARKIYEFVWGEFCDWYIELSKVRLYGDDDKKKKTAQYLLWKSLVSILKMLHPYMPFATEEIYSHIPFVEKPLIKSDFPNVNEAFINDKIEKDAEFVFGIIRGIRSLKAELGIPVGTPLNAYFNSIDENEVSLVKEENDKILKLAHLTSLEYVEKKPERVLKTVVQGSTVYMELPFDVDLQKEKERFLKKLKEIDAELKSINSRLMNPVFLEKATAEVINKDRERQKELEKTKAALLSHIEDLEG; via the coding sequence ATGGAACTTGCAAAGGAATATAACCACAAGGACGTAGAAGACAAAATATATAAGATGTGGGAGGAGGGCAATTATTTCGACTCGGAAATTCGACCCGAAAAGGAGAATTTTGTTATTGTTATGCCTCCACCAAATGTAACTGGAAAACTTCACATAGGGCATGCACTAAACTTTACCCTCCAGGATATCTTTGTAAGATTCAATAGAATGTTTGGAAAAGAGACATTATGGCTCCCTGGTATTGACCATGCAGGTATTGCAACACAGTCTGTCGTTGAAAGGGAATTACTCTCAAAAGGGATAAAGAAGGACGATCTTGGAAGAGAAAAGTTCCTCGAAGAAGTTTGGAAGTGGAAGGAAAAATATGGTAATACCATTATTGAGCAATCAAAAAAGCTTGGCGTTTCAGCAGACTGGAGAAGACTCCGATTTACCCTTGATGAAAAGTATGTAAACTCAGTGTTAGAGGCATTTATTAGATATTACAATGAGGGATTGCTCTACCGAGGTGAAAGAATAATAAACTGGTGTCCCCGATGTCATACTGCACTTTCGGACATAGAGGTTGAATACGAGGAAGAAAAGGGCAAGCTTTATTACATTAAATATCCTCTCGAAGGAAGCGAAGAATTTATTACTGTCGCAACAACGCGTCCCGAAACGATGCTTGGAGATACGGCAGTTGCAGTGCATCCCAGAGACGAAAGATACAAAAATCTTATTGGAAAATATGTAATTCTTCCTCTTGTTGGAAGAAGAATTCCAATAATTGCAGATGATGCAGTTGATCCTCAGTTTGGAACAGGTGCAGTAAAAGTAACACCATCGCACTCTCCAGATGATTTTGAGATTGCAAAAAGACATAATCTTGAATTTTTGGATGTTATTAACGATGTTGCACGAATGATAAATGTGCCTGAACAATACCTTGGGCTTACAACAGCTGAGGCAAGAGACCGTGTTGTGGAAGATTTAAAAAATCAAGGATACCTTGTTAAAGTTGAGGATTATATTCATTCGGTAGGGCACTGTCAAAGGTGCCACACTGTGGTTGAACCTCTTATTTCAAAGCAGTGGTTTCTGTCCATGAAATCACTTGCAGAAGAAGCAAAAGAGGCGGTGAAAGTAGGCAAAGTTAAAATTACACCAGAAAAATGGGTAAAGGTCTATTATGATTGGTTGAATAATATTAGAGATTGGTGTGTTTCAAGACAACTTTGGTGGGGACATAGGATTCCTGCATATTATTGTGAAGATTGTGGCGAAATTATTGTCTCAAAAGAGCCTGTCGTAAAATGTCCCAAGTGCGGAAGCACTCATATAAAACAAGATGATGATGTCCTCGACACATGGTTTTCATCAGCACTATGGCCATTTGCAACACTCGGTTGGCCAGAGGACACTGCCGAGTTAAACTACTACTATCCAACAACACTTCTTATAACAGGTTACGATATACTTTTCTTCTGGGTTGCAAGAATGATTTGGAGCGGTATGCATTTCATGAAAAAGGAGCCGTTCTATACAGTAATGCTTCATGGACTTGTAAGAGATGAAAAAGGCAGAAAGATGAGCAAGTCCCTTAAGAATATCGTTGATCCTTTGGATCTTATTGAAGAGTATGGGGCAGATGCATTACGCTTTACTCTTGCTTCCCTTACCACAGTTGGAGGGCAGGATATAAATCTTTCAAAGGAGAAACTTAAAGCATCAAGAAATTTTGTTAATAAAATCTGGAATGCTTCTCGTTTTGTGCTTATGAACCTTGAAGGATTTAACCCAGAGGAGATTGATGAAACAAACTTAGAGTTGGAACTTGAAGATAAATGGTTTTTAAGCAGGCTTAACAAACACTTGAAGATGGAGATTGAGTATCTTAAAAATTACGATCTTGGTGAAGCAGCAAGGAAGATCTACGAATTTGTTTGGGGAGAATTTTGCGATTGGTATATAGAACTTTCAAAGGTAAGGTTATATGGCGATGATGATAAAAAGAAAAAGACCGCGCAATACCTCTTGTGGAAATCTCTTGTATCGATTCTTAAGATGCTACATCCATACATGCCTTTTGCAACAGAAGAAATATATTCTCATATCCCATTTGTCGAAAAGCCTTTAATTAAGTCAGATTTTCCCAATGTAAATGAGGCGTTTATAAACGATAAAATAGAAAAAGATGCTGAATTTGTTTTCGGAATTATAAGGGGTATAAGAAGCCTTAAAGCAGAATTGGGGATACCTGTCGGAACTCCACTTAATGCTTATTTTAATTCAATTGACGAAAATGAAGTTAGTCTTGTAAAAGAAGAAAACGATAAAATTTTAAAACTTGCCCATTTAACAAGCCTTGAGTATGTGGAAAAGAAACCGGAAAGAGTTTTAAAAACAGTCGTTCAAGGTTCTACGGTCTATATGGAACTTCCCTTCGATGTTGATTTGCAAAAAGAAAAAGAGCGTTTCCTTAAGAAGTTAAAAGAAATCGATGCAGAACTTAAATCTATAAACTCGAGACTTATGAACCCTGTATTTCTCGAAAAAGCAACTGCTGAAGTCATAAATAAGGACAGAGAAAGACAAAAAGAATTGGAGAAGACAAAGGCTGCACTTTTAAGCCATATCGAAGATCTTGAGGGTTAG